In Caretta caretta isolate rCarCar2 chromosome 20, rCarCar1.hap1, whole genome shotgun sequence, a single window of DNA contains:
- the LOC125627512 gene encoding thiol S-methyltransferase TMT1A produces MEKAVVLFLRVSIQLLALPIYLLSFLGMWEPFCKKIFFPFLLEKLTASYNRRASGHKQELFGNLQEFAGPAGELTLLEIGTGTGANFQFYPPGCKITCTDTNLNFQRGLSKSMAQNQHLQFQRFLVAPGEDLNQVADSSMDAVVCTLVLCSVQSIEGVLKEVLRVLRPGGAFYFLEHVAADPSSWTYFWQQVFYPTWKLVFDGCCLTREPWKNLEQAKFSEIKLRHIQVPLYWAPVQSHIVGYAIK; encoded by the exons ATGGAAAAGGCAGTGGTCCTGTTTCTCCGTGTTAGCATTCAGCTGCTTGCCCTGCCCATATACCTGCTATCATTCCTGGGCATGTGGGAACCATTCTGTAAGAAGATATTCTTTCCTTTCTTATTAGAGAAGTTAACTGCAAGTTACAACCGGAGGGCATCAGGGCACAAACAAGAGCTGTTCGGCAACCTGCAGGAGTTTGCAGGCCCCGCGGGGGAACTGACTTTGCTGGAGATTGGGACCGGCACTGGCGCCAACTTCCAATTCTACCCACCTGGCTGCAAAATTACCTGCACTGACACAAACCTCAACTTCCAGCGCGGTCTCTCCAAGAGCATGGCACAGAACCAGCACCTGCAGTTTCAGCGCTTCCTGGTGGCCCCAGGGGAGGACTTGAACCAAGTGGCTGACAGCTCTATGGATGCAGTGGTTTGCACCTTGGTCCTGTGCTCAGTGCAAAGCATAGAGGGTGTCTTGAAAGAAGTTTTGAGAGTACTCAGGCCT ggtGGGGCATTTTATTTCTTAGAACATGTGGCTGCAGATCCTTCAAGCTGGACCTATTTCTGGCAGCAAGTCTTTTATCCAACTTGGAAACTTGTGTTTGATGGATGCTGCCTGACAAGGGAGCCCTGGAAAAACCTTGAACAGGCCAAGTTTTCAGAAATAAAGTTACGACACATACAAGTCCCATTATACTGGGCTCCAGTTCAGTCTCATATCGTCGGATATGCAATAAAATAA